A stretch of DNA from Phenylobacterium koreense:
GCTGGCGATATTGAGCTTGAAGCCGAGCTTCGGCGCGGCGTGGATGAAGCTCGAGCAGACGTTGTTGCCGTCGCCGACCCAGGCGAGCGTGCGTCCCTTGAGCGGGCCGCGATGCTCTTCGAAGGTCATCAGGTCGGCGATGATCTGGCAGGGATGGCCCTTGTCGGAAAGGCCGTTGATCACCGGCACGGTCGCGGCGTAGGCCAGCCGCTCGACGTCCTCATGGCTGTTGGCGCGCAGCATGATCGCATCGACCATGCGCGAGAGCACCTTGGCGGTGTCCTCGATGGTCTCGCCGCGGCCGAGCTGCATGTCGTTGGCTGTCGAGATGATCACGTCGCCGCCAAGCTGGCGCATGGCCGCATCGAACGAGAAGCGCGTACGCGTCGAGTTCTTCTGGAAGATCATCGCCAGCGTGCGCTCGCGCGCCGGAGCGTCGCCGTCCACGCGGCCTTGTGGCCAGCCGCGACGGGCGGCCTTGCGGGCCTTGGCGTCGTCCAGGATCGCGCGCAGGTCGGCGGCCTCGATCTTCCAGAGGTCGACAAAGTGTCTCGGGGATTGGGTCATTGGATCGAATCCTGAAACCCGCTCATTCCCGCCAGAGCGCGAAACCAAGCCGGCACGGCCCCGGCTTGGCGCGTCGTCAAAGGAATGAGCGGCGATCTGTGTTCTAGGCGGCGGCCTTGGCCTTCTGGCGCGCGCGTTCGCAGGCGCGTTCGAGCTTTTCGACCGCCTCGCGAGCCTCTTCGAGGGTCAGGTTGAGCGGCGGAAGCAGGCGCACGCAGTTGTCGCCGCCGCCGGCGAGCAGCAGGTGCTCGTCGCGGGCGTGCTGCATGAACTCGCGGTTGTTGGTGGCGAGCTTCAGGCCGATCAGCAGGCCCTTGCCCCGGATATCGAGGACGATGTCCGGATAGCGGTCCTTCAGCCCGTTGAACTGCTGGGTGAAGTAGCCGGCCAGCTCGCGGACATGATCCATCAGTTCGGGCTTCGACAGCTCTTCCATGGCCGCCAGCCCGACGGCCATGGCCAGCGGGTTGCCGCCGTAGGTCGAGCCGTGGGAGCCCACGGTCATCCCGGAACCGGCCTCGGCCGAGGTCACGCAGGCGCCGACCGGGAAGCCGCCGCCCAGCGCCTTGGCGAGAGCTACGATGTCCGGCTTCACGCCCTCGGCCCAGGTCCAGGCGAAGAGCTTGCCGGTCCGGCCCAGGCCGCACTGGATTTCGTCGAGGATCAGCAGGACCCCGGCGTCGTCGCAGATCTTGCGCAGGTCCTGGAGCTGCTGCTCGGTGAGCGCGCGGGCGCCGCCCTCGCCCTGCACCGGCTCGATGATGACCGCCGCGGTGGTCGGGCCGACGGCGGCCTTGAGGGCGTCCATGTCGCCGAAGGGCAGTTGCACGAAGCCCGGCATGCGAGGCCCGAAGCCTTCGAGATAGGCCGCGTTGCCCGAGGCGTTCACCGCCGCGAGGGTCCGCCCATGGAAGGAGCCCTCGAAGCCGATGATGTCGATGCGCTCGGCATTCCCCTTGGCCCAGTGGTACTTGCGCGCCGCCTTGATGGCGCACTCGACCGCCTCGGTTCCGGAATTGGTGAAGAACACCTCGTCCAGGCCGGTCAGGTCGGTCAGCACCTTGGCCAGCTTTTCCTGGCCGGGGATCTTGAAGACGTTGGAGACGTGCCACAGCTTCTCGGCCTGGTCCTTCACCGCCTGCACGAGCCGGGGGTGGGCGTGGCCCAGCGCGTTCACGGCGATGCCCGCCATGCAGTCGAGATAGTCCTGGCCATCCGTGGTGAACAGTCGCGCGCCCTCACCTCGCTCGAACGCCAGCGGGGCGCGGTTATAAACGCCCATGATGTGGTCGCTGGGAACGGTCGCGGCTTGATGCGCGGTCTTTTCAGTCACGGGGATGCCCTCCGAAAACGTAAGCGTCCCCGCGGCAAGGGCGGCGGGGACTGGAAGGCTTGGCGTTTTCCGATGGGAACGGCGATCTGTCAATGATCGGCTTTCCTTCCGAAGCGATGGACGGCGGGGGTCCGCCGGGCCATGGTCGATGCAGATTCACCGAGGAGTTGAGGATGCGCCCTGGGATGCTCGCCCCGCTCGCAGCCGCCATGCTGGCGCTTACGGGCTGTGCTTCGGCGCCGCCTGTGGCCGACAGGGCTCAGGTCACCGGGGCGGTCACCTATCGCGAGCGCATTCTGCTGGCGCCGCCGGGCATGGTGACCGTGACCCTGGCCGACACTTCGCTGGCGGACGCCCCGGCCAGGGTGATCGCGACGCAGGTGATCGAGGGGGCT
This window harbors:
- the argF gene encoding ornithine carbamoyltransferase, with amino-acid sequence MTQSPRHFVDLWKIEAADLRAILDDAKARKAARRGWPQGRVDGDAPARERTLAMIFQKNSTRTRFSFDAAMRQLGGDVIISTANDMQLGRGETIEDTAKVLSRMVDAIMLRANSHEDVERLAYAATVPVINGLSDKGHPCQIIADLMTFEEHRGPLKGRTLAWVGDGNNVCSSFIHAAPKLGFKLNIASPALYHPDLMDLARAAELQGQVFTTDDPREAVRGADCVITDTWVSMGDTDHDERMEALEPYQVDGDLMSLAAKDGVFLHCLPAHRGEEVTDDVIDGPQSLIWDEAENRIHAQKSILAWCFRAI
- a CDS encoding aspartate aminotransferase family protein, with amino-acid sequence MGVYNRAPLAFERGEGARLFTTDGQDYLDCMAGIAVNALGHAHPRLVQAVKDQAEKLWHVSNVFKIPGQEKLAKVLTDLTGLDEVFFTNSGTEAVECAIKAARKYHWAKGNAERIDIIGFEGSFHGRTLAAVNASGNAAYLEGFGPRMPGFVQLPFGDMDALKAAVGPTTAAVIIEPVQGEGGARALTEQQLQDLRKICDDAGVLLILDEIQCGLGRTGKLFAWTWAEGVKPDIVALAKALGGGFPVGACVTSAEAGSGMTVGSHGSTYGGNPLAMAVGLAAMEELSKPELMDHVRELAGYFTQQFNGLKDRYPDIVLDIRGKGLLIGLKLATNNREFMQHARDEHLLLAGGGDNCVRLLPPLNLTLEEAREAVEKLERACERARQKAKAAA
- a CDS encoding YbaY family lipoprotein, translated to MRPGMLAPLAAAMLALTGCASAPPVADRAQVTGAVTYRERILLAPPGMVTVTLADTSLADAPARVIATQVIEGATAPPFNFSLDYDPAQIIPNHTYTVSARIEVDGRLRFINDTQVPVITRGAPTHVEIVAVAVPQR